One window of the Methanorbis furvi genome contains the following:
- the cbiM gene encoding cobalt transporter CbiM, which produces MHIPDFLFGYSSVGVPVGIIFWIIALVFIVLSIKWARNNLDESKIPILAVIAAGIFALQAFNLPTGFGVSGHLVGGALAAIVLGSPFAAVFILTIVLVIQALVFGDGGVLALGANIINMGVIAGFVGFYSFKALRERVGVPASAAVAGWLACVIAACACAVEIAILGAVPLAVGLPTMFIYHAIIGVIEAAITAIVVVLIFNVRPELAGNTEKKAMPINKFLAIGLVIALVIGGAAVFLASSDPDGLDSTLLVGGGAKDIFAPAHGEIEEADDPIGWVSPMPDYVLGGEDSGALGGLIALVIGIFAALIIILVAARVVYKKSET; this is translated from the coding sequence ATGCATATACCTGATTTTCTGTTCGGTTACAGCAGTGTGGGTGTTCCGGTTGGTATTATCTTCTGGATCATCGCCCTGGTGTTTATCGTGCTTTCCATCAAATGGGCACGAAACAATCTTGACGAGTCCAAAATCCCCATTCTTGCAGTAATCGCCGCAGGAATTTTTGCACTGCAGGCATTCAACCTCCCAACCGGCTTTGGGGTGAGCGGCCATCTTGTCGGCGGGGCGCTTGCAGCAATTGTGCTCGGCTCTCCGTTTGCAGCCGTTTTTATCCTTACAATCGTTCTCGTGATTCAGGCTCTGGTGTTTGGAGACGGCGGCGTTCTCGCACTTGGCGCAAACATCATCAACATGGGTGTCATCGCAGGATTTGTGGGATTCTACTCCTTCAAAGCCCTGAGGGAGAGAGTCGGTGTTCCTGCATCCGCAGCAGTCGCCGGCTGGCTTGCCTGCGTGATTGCGGCATGTGCCTGTGCAGTTGAAATTGCGATTCTCGGCGCTGTGCCTCTTGCGGTCGGCCTTCCAACCATGTTTATTTACCACGCAATCATCGGTGTCATTGAAGCTGCAATCACCGCAATTGTGGTTGTTCTCATCTTCAATGTCAGGCCGGAGCTTGCAGGAAACACCGAGAAGAAAGCAATGCCGATCAATAAGTTCCTCGCTATCGGTCTTGTGATAGCACTGGTCATCGGCGGAGCCGCAGTATTCCTTGCATCGAGCGATCCTGACGGACTTGACAGCACGCTTCTCGTGGGCGGCGGTGCAAAAGATATCTTCGCTCCGGCGCACGGAGAGATTGAAGAAGCTGATGATCCTATCGGCTGGGTGTCTCCGATGCCGGATTATGTTCTCGGCGGTGAGGACTCAGGGGCTCTCGGCGGTCTGATAGCGCTCGTGATCGGAATTTTTGCAGCTCTGATAATTATTCTCGTTGCGGCGAGAGTCGTCTATAAAAAATCTGAAACATAA
- a CDS encoding ATP-binding cassette domain-containing protein: MHLIETRDLCHAYSTSVRDVLHNVNFIADERQRIAVLGPNGAGKSTLFRHFNGIIQPKSGSILVRGEPITKANLHEVRKFVGLVFQNPDDQVFSTTVEQDIAFGPYNLGLDADTVASRVDHVVSMLGLEELRSRAPHHLSGGEKKRVAIAGVLAMEPQVMVLDEPTAGLDPQGVKELFGFLNDLPTRCGVTVIYSTHQVELVPEMADVVYVMEKGEITGVGTPEEIFLQEDLLSRAHLELPALPRLIKSMQDHGIAIESAYTYRDAEAAFLKAFGKT, from the coding sequence ATGCACCTCATTGAAACCCGGGACCTCTGCCATGCTTACAGTACGTCTGTTCGCGACGTGCTGCATAATGTCAACTTTATCGCAGACGAGCGACAGCGCATTGCAGTCCTTGGTCCGAACGGCGCAGGAAAAAGTACACTGTTCCGGCATTTCAACGGAATTATCCAGCCGAAATCAGGTTCAATTCTGGTTCGCGGGGAACCAATCACCAAAGCAAATCTCCATGAGGTGCGGAAGTTTGTGGGTCTGGTGTTTCAAAACCCTGACGATCAGGTGTTTTCAACGACGGTGGAGCAGGATATCGCATTCGGCCCATACAATCTTGGTCTGGATGCGGACACGGTTGCTTCCCGCGTGGACCATGTGGTTTCCATGCTGGGACTGGAGGAACTCCGGAGCCGCGCCCCGCATCATCTGTCCGGCGGCGAGAAAAAACGGGTCGCGATTGCCGGTGTGCTTGCCATGGAGCCGCAGGTGATGGTGCTGGATGAGCCGACCGCAGGCCTTGATCCTCAGGGAGTAAAGGAGCTGTTTGGTTTTTTAAATGATCTGCCGACACGCTGCGGTGTCACGGTTATTTACTCGACGCATCAGGTGGAGCTGGTGCCGGAGATGGCGGATGTGGTGTATGTGATGGAGAAAGGCGAGATCACCGGTGTTGGAACGCCGGAAGAGATCTTTTTGCAGGAGGATCTTTTGTCCCGGGCGCACCTTGAGCTGCCTGCCCTTCCCCGCCTGATCAAGTCGATGCAGGATCATGGCATTGCCATTGAGTCGGCGTACACCTACCGCGATGCTGAGGCTGCATTTCTCAAGGCGTTTGGCAAAACATGA
- the cbiQ gene encoding cobalt ECF transporter T component CbiQ — MSLIDELFDIEREAYRKSPIHSLDARIKLILCLLGLLVTVLLPYGTAELFAFVVVYMLFWGLYILSGSSFRYYLIRLMLIMPFGLFFIILQPFFPNPYYDVYHVAVSLPFGINMYWESIVFGLSLFAKFVISLSFIILLSATTTMQAMLEGAARLHVPRLFVVVMGLTIRYLYVFGLVYQKIQSAFAARCFHGFDRKLPLKYRLTVIGNAAGSLFVRALEQGERTYVSMCCRGYSAASSVFYAKKPLHAAEWVFLVFGIGYLIVFPVLVYWML, encoded by the coding sequence ATGAGTCTGATTGACGAGCTGTTTGATATTGAGCGGGAGGCGTACCGCAAGAGTCCGATTCATTCGCTTGATGCGAGGATCAAGCTGATTTTATGTCTGCTTGGTCTGCTGGTGACCGTTCTGCTCCCGTACGGAACCGCGGAGCTGTTTGCATTTGTTGTTGTTTATATGCTGTTTTGGGGTCTCTATATTCTGTCAGGGTCGTCATTCCGGTATTATCTGATTCGTCTGATGCTGATTATGCCGTTTGGGCTGTTTTTTATTATTTTGCAGCCGTTTTTCCCGAATCCGTACTATGATGTCTATCATGTTGCAGTCTCGCTGCCGTTCGGGATTAATATGTACTGGGAGTCGATTGTTTTCGGGCTGTCGTTGTTTGCGAAGTTTGTGATCTCACTTTCGTTTATTATTCTGCTTTCGGCAACAACAACGATGCAGGCGATGCTCGAAGGAGCCGCACGGCTGCATGTGCCACGACTGTTTGTGGTGGTGATGGGGCTTACCATCCGGTACCTCTACGTGTTCGGACTGGTGTATCAGAAAATCCAGAGCGCGTTTGCGGCCCGATGCTTCCATGGGTTTGACCGCAAACTGCCGCTGAAGTACCGGCTGACGGTTATCGGCAATGCGGCAGGCTCGCTGTTTGTCCGTGCGCTGGAACAGGGCGAGCGGACGTATGTTTCTATGTGCTGCCGCGGATACTCTGCCGCGTCCTCGGTGTTTTATGCAAAAAAACCGCTGCATGCAGCTGAGTGGGTGTTTCTTGTGTTTGGAATCGGGTATCTGATTGTGTTTCCGGTACTGGTCTACTGGATGCTGTGA
- a CDS encoding HEAT repeat domain-containing protein has translation MSDSAKTIPELVAMLHNPDKNVRNAAAIELGSRGHDGFLAALPLLEDESWVVRYRACEIIGMTKVPEAYPVLLQTLHDPRDHVRYMAVKGLGLLGDVRALPEVVRMQQDENPFVRRIAGKIAGELSGSA, from the coding sequence ATGAGTGATTCAGCGAAGACGATTCCGGAGCTTGTGGCAATGCTGCATAATCCTGATAAGAATGTGCGGAATGCTGCTGCGATCGAACTTGGAAGCCGCGGACATGACGGGTTTTTGGCAGCGCTTCCCTTGCTTGAGGATGAGTCATGGGTTGTCCGTTACCGCGCCTGCGAGATAATCGGGATGACGAAGGTGCCGGAAGCATATCCGGTGCTTCTTCAGACACTGCACGATCCCCGCGATCATGTCCGGTACATGGCGGTCAAAGGCCTCGGCCTCCTTGGCGATGTACGGGCATTGCCTGAGGTTGTCCGGATGCAGCAGGATGAAAATCCGTTCGTGCGAAGGATTGCGGGAAAAATTGCCGGGGAACTCTCCGGCTCTGCCTAA